In bacterium, a single genomic region encodes these proteins:
- a CDS encoding glycosyltransferase family 39 protein gives MNKKLFLYLLLIIILFLGGLLRFYHLKEKGFFLTDEAANSREAVFVESLFSHTFKSLFFKNITDQERATYISNHLEGLPLANPKPGHASLIALFGTFTAGVKDYTSSLMSAFFGLATIFLIYLLGKSLYSSQVGVLTAFLLSISGYHLLYSRQGIGEINTLFFFVLATTLYLQSIKDKYFSLWYLALSGLFIGIAYSCNYRWILMPMFFFLYELYFFYRKRPYFSTENLKRFLTLSIAMILPLAIYELFYHLVLIIFRRANVIFSFRTYFELLFDNFYRFGGSASFNIYDFISYPYYLYKLEGIIICLLLIYGVFKLIKSYQPLHFIILSPFLISLIFFGFYSADFPRFFVIALPSIFLIIAKSLEDLIKSSTSRKKKILILILILIGIFSVPKIRNILSLNSGLRESFKFLESLKDLKHITTHEQVSLFYVKDPKLVKDIRSIKNLANLKDLYGEGYHYLLVDTQKYITKFPHFPLESSPLLVKIESKIKPILVIKENRGLYFQYWFEHCVVSFSKTLAFFKNVDKKEVSEVRIYHLKDLFKKEKL, from the coding sequence ATGAATAAAAAACTATTTCTTTATCTTTTGTTAATTATAATCTTGTTTTTAGGGGGTCTGCTTAGATTTTATCACCTCAAGGAAAAAGGCTTTTTCCTTACTGACGAAGCTGCTAATTCTCGAGAAGCAGTCTTCGTAGAGAGTCTATTTAGCCATACTTTTAAGAGTCTTTTCTTTAAAAATATTACCGATCAAGAAAGAGCTACTTATATCTCTAACCACCTGGAGGGATTACCTTTAGCTAACCCTAAGCCTGGCCATGCAAGTTTAATTGCTCTATTTGGTACTTTTACGGCCGGGGTAAAAGATTATACCAGTAGTTTAATGTCTGCTTTTTTTGGATTAGCTACTATTTTTTTAATCTACCTCTTAGGTAAATCACTTTATTCTTCTCAGGTAGGAGTATTAACAGCCTTTTTACTATCTATCTCAGGATATCATTTATTATATTCTCGACAAGGAATAGGAGAAATAAATACCCTCTTTTTCTTTGTTTTAGCTACCACCTTATACTTACAAAGCATCAAAGACAAATACTTCTCTTTATGGTATCTTGCTCTTTCCGGTCTCTTTATAGGAATAGCTTATAGCTGTAACTACCGTTGGATATTAATGCCGATGTTCTTCTTTTTATATGAATTATACTTTTTCTATAGAAAAAGGCCTTACTTCTCCACAGAAAATCTGAAGCGGTTTTTAACCTTATCTATAGCCATGATCTTACCTTTGGCTATCTATGAATTATTTTACCATTTAGTATTAATCATTTTTAGGAGAGCCAACGTTATCTTTTCCTTCAGAACATATTTTGAATTATTATTCGATAATTTTTACCGATTTGGGGGTAGCGCAAGTTTTAATATTTATGACTTTATTTCTTACCCTTACTATTTGTATAAATTAGAAGGAATAATTATTTGTTTATTACTTATTTATGGAGTATTTAAACTCATCAAATCTTATCAACCTCTTCATTTTATTATTCTCTCTCCATTTCTTATTTCTTTAATCTTTTTTGGGTTCTATAGCGCTGACTTCCCTAGATTCTTTGTTATTGCTCTACCAAGTATCTTCTTAATTATCGCTAAGTCTTTAGAAGATTTAATTAAGTCCTCAACATCCCGTAAAAAGAAGATCTTGATCCTTATCTTGATCTTAATTGGTATCTTCTCCGTACCTAAGATAAGAAATATCTTAAGTTTAAATTCGGGTTTAAGGGAGTCATTTAAATTTTTAGAAAGTTTAAAAGATTTAAAACATATTACTACTCACGAACAAGTTTCTCTTTTTTATGTTAAAGACCCTAAGTTAGTCAAGGATATTCGCAGTATTAAGAATTTAGCTAATTTAAAAGATTTGTATGGTGAGGGTTACCACTACTTATTAGTCGATACTCAAAAATATATAACTAAATTCCCCCACTTTCCTTTAGAAAGTTCACCTCTTCTTGTCAAGATAGAATCTAAGATAAAACCTATCTTGGTAATTAAGGAAAATAGAGGCCTTTATTTTCAATACTGGTTTGAACATTGTGTTGTTTCTTTCTCTAAAACCTTAGCTTTTTTTAAGAATGTTGATAAAAAAGAAGTCTCTGAAGTAAGAATTTATCATCTAAAAGATTTATTTAAGAAGGAGAAGCTATGA
- a CDS encoding glycosyltransferase family 2 protein, translated as MTKIKNSISIIMPAYNEEENIEEAITSSLENLCKLTSNYEVIIVNDGSVDKTFERATNISKNNPAVKVLSLVKNEGMGSAIRLGIKQAKSNLLFITCADNQFNIAELDKFLPPFLDMNVDNVDIVIGTRINRKYTLFRKVNTRVYNFLIWLLFGVRFKDPSWVKLYKREVFDKISITSPGFFWDIETLIKAKREGFKIKEVDVSSYPRTRGVAHGSNPIKIVKTFFNMVHFWFQLKFHK; from the coding sequence TTGACTAAGATAAAGAATAGCATTTCTATTATTATGCCTGCTTATAATGAAGAAGAAAATATAGAAGAAGCCATCACCAGTTCTTTAGAAAACCTATGTAAACTTACTTCAAATTATGAAGTAATCATCGTTAATGATGGCAGCGTGGATAAAACTTTTGAAAGGGCCACTAATATTTCTAAAAATAATCCGGCGGTGAAAGTATTGTCTTTGGTTAAAAATGAAGGTATGGGTAGCGCCATTCGATTAGGAATTAAACAAGCTAAAAGTAATCTATTATTTATTACTTGTGCTGATAATCAATTTAATATCGCTGAACTTGATAAGTTTTTACCTCCTTTCTTAGATATGAATGTAGATAATGTAGATATAGTAATTGGGACGAGAATTAATAGAAAATATACTCTTTTTAGAAAGGTTAATACCAGAGTTTATAATTTCTTAATATGGTTACTCTTTGGTGTAAGGTTTAAAGATCCAAGTTGGGTAAAGCTTTATAAAAGAGAAGTCTTTGACAAAATAAGTATTACTTCCCCTGGCTTTTTTTGGGATATCGAAACTTTAATTAAGGCTAAAAGAGAAGGCTTTAAGATAAAAGAAGTAGATGTTTCTTCTTACCCTCGCACCAGAGGTGTAGCCCATGGAAGTAATCCTATAAAGATTGTTAAAACTTTTTTCAATATGGTCCATTTTTGGTTTCAACTAAAGTTTCATAAATGA
- a CDS encoding polysaccharide deacetylase family protein, with the protein MKKNIFFYLISLTFLSLFLVNTSTASQTIPILTYHSFCKKNYRRINIPPQQFLEQLQFLASQGYQVIPLERLIEALKLKLPLPQKSVVITIDDGCKTVYEVAFPYLKRFNFPATLFLTLNFVNKDFSWEKIRMMEASKIIDTQGHSKTHYPRALVRNFKTEIKKSYLKQLERELLESKKIIEKKLNKRVKYLAYPYGKYDQVTIEKAKEYGYEALLACHGGTNTLKADPFNLNRLEIHNNLDLKKFASILNIKPLEVDYLNPPLATWTFYKKPKIFALLKEPVNLSNYQITATLDEKTLPYNYDQETKKLSLILKAPLIQGTHFVAIQLINKHTLQVEKEVGWVFTRQGIPFITVKSIEIFLKILTLLAIGSILVIIIIKTIKKTPFKDLR; encoded by the coding sequence ATGAAAAAAAATATTTTTTTCTATCTTATCTCCTTAACCTTTTTATCTTTATTTTTGGTTAATACCTCTACTGCTTCCCAGACTATACCTATCTTAACTTACCATAGTTTTTGTAAAAAAAATTATAGAAGAATAAATATTCCACCTCAACAATTTTTGGAACAACTTCAATTCTTAGCTTCTCAGGGTTATCAAGTGATACCCTTAGAAAGGCTAATAGAAGCTTTAAAACTTAAACTACCTCTTCCTCAAAAATCAGTAGTCATTACTATCGATGACGGGTGTAAGACTGTTTATGAGGTAGCTTTTCCTTATTTGAAAAGATTTAACTTTCCAGCTACCTTATTTTTAACCCTTAATTTTGTAAATAAAGATTTTTCTTGGGAAAAAATAAGGATGATGGAAGCAAGTAAAATAATTGATACCCAGGGACATTCAAAAACCCATTACCCTAGAGCCCTGGTAAGAAATTTTAAGACTGAAATAAAAAAATCTTATCTTAAACAATTAGAAAGAGAACTCTTGGAATCAAAGAAGATTATTGAGAAAAAACTAAATAAAAGAGTAAAATACTTAGCTTATCCTTATGGTAAATACGACCAAGTGACGATTGAAAAAGCTAAGGAATATGGATACGAGGCTTTATTAGCCTGTCATGGAGGAACTAATACCTTAAAGGCTGATCCTTTTAATTTAAATCGTTTAGAAATACATAATAATCTTGATTTAAAAAAATTTGCTTCAATCTTAAATATTAAACCATTAGAAGTCGACTACTTAAATCCACCTTTAGCTACCTGGACATTTTACAAAAAACCTAAGATTTTTGCCCTGCTTAAAGAACCTGTTAATTTAAGTAACTATCAAATAACAGCTACCTTGGACGAAAAAACACTTCCTTATAATTATGACCAGGAGACTAAAAAACTTAGTTTAATCCTTAAAGCTCCTTTAATTCAAGGAACTCATTTCGTCGCAATCCAACTAATAAATAAGCACACTCTTCAAGTTGAAAAGGAAGTAGGTTGGGTCTTTACCAGGCAAGGCATTCCTTTTATTACTGTAAAAAGCATTGAAATCTTTTTAAAGATTCTTACTCTTTTAGCAATAGGCTCAATCTTGGTCATTATTATCATCAAAACAATTAAAAAAACACCCTTTAAAGACTTAAGGTGA